A single window of Archangium gephyra DNA harbors:
- a CDS encoding sigma 54-interacting transcriptional regulator has translation MPRVPGLMRLFAAGTAMAVALPLKGGELELGRGSPALGEAQDPRMSRRHARIHFDGRRFWVTDLGSQNGTCVDGEPVPANTPREVQRVIRMGDSLFVPSADVHPLELRGVVTREGFIRGPALQALLDEVSRAARLGFPLHIHGESGTGKEGVARAFHENGPRGSGPFVAVNCAAIPQSIAERLLFGAKRGAYSGADADAPGYLQTADGGTIFLDEVVELDLAVQAKLLRALETKEVLSLGAAKPKLVDIHICSASNRDLRALVAAGKLREDLYFRIGRPEVTLPPLRQRPEEIALLLHREVRQVAPQLTLHLSFVEACLMRPWPGNVRELLVEARSAIQAALMQEAPRVEARHLSPSAGTAFGAAASAPPPSPPPEHREPPREAPSRAKALDTDERTRIEEALRQNGGNVAATARALGMHRTQLRRLLERHAIAAPADTEQE, from the coding sequence GTGCCACGCGTCCCGGGACTGATGCGGCTGTTCGCCGCGGGGACGGCGATGGCGGTGGCCCTGCCACTCAAGGGCGGGGAGCTGGAGCTGGGGCGGGGCTCTCCGGCGCTGGGCGAGGCGCAGGACCCGCGGATGTCCCGCCGCCATGCGCGGATCCACTTCGACGGGCGGCGCTTCTGGGTCACCGACCTGGGCAGCCAGAATGGCACCTGCGTGGATGGGGAGCCCGTGCCCGCCAACACGCCCCGCGAGGTGCAGCGGGTCATCCGCATGGGGGACTCGCTCTTCGTGCCCAGCGCGGATGTGCATCCCCTGGAGCTGCGCGGCGTGGTGACGCGCGAGGGCTTCATCCGGGGCCCTGCCCTCCAGGCGCTGCTCGACGAGGTCTCCCGCGCGGCCCGGCTGGGGTTCCCCCTGCACATCCACGGGGAGAGCGGCACGGGCAAGGAGGGCGTGGCGCGCGCATTCCATGAGAACGGGCCGCGCGGCTCGGGCCCCTTCGTGGCCGTCAACTGCGCGGCGATTCCCCAGAGCATCGCCGAGCGGCTGCTCTTCGGAGCCAAGCGCGGCGCCTACTCGGGAGCCGACGCCGATGCCCCGGGGTACCTCCAGACGGCGGACGGCGGAACCATCTTCCTCGACGAGGTGGTGGAGCTGGACCTGGCGGTGCAGGCGAAGCTGCTGCGGGCGCTGGAGACCAAGGAGGTCCTCTCGCTGGGAGCCGCGAAGCCGAAGCTGGTGGACATCCACATCTGCTCGGCGAGCAACAGGGACCTCCGTGCGCTGGTGGCGGCGGGGAAGCTGCGCGAGGACCTGTACTTCCGCATCGGCCGGCCGGAGGTGACGCTACCGCCCCTGCGCCAGCGCCCCGAGGAGATTGCCCTGCTGCTCCACCGCGAGGTGCGGCAGGTGGCGCCCCAGCTGACGCTGCACCTGTCCTTCGTGGAGGCCTGTCTGATGCGGCCCTGGCCGGGCAACGTCCGGGAGCTGCTCGTCGAGGCCCGTAGTGCCATCCAGGCGGCGCTCATGCAGGAGGCCCCGCGCGTGGAGGCCCGGCACCTGAGCCCGAGCGCCGGCACCGCGTTCGGCGCCGCGGCCTCGGCCCCGCCGCCCTCTCCGCCGCCGGAGCACCGGGAGCCTCCGAGGGAGGCGCCGTCACGGGCCAAAGCACTCGACACGGACGAGCGGACGCGCATCGAGGAAGCGCTGCGGCAGAACGGCGGCAACGTGGCCGCCACGGCCCGGGCGCTCGGCATGCACCGCACGCAGCTGCGGCGGTTGCTCGAGCGCCATGCGATCGCCGCTCCCGCCGACACCGAGCAGG
- a CDS encoding ADYC domain-containing protein, producing MMDTTKTHGVDTREGSGRMSAWLICMALVTVASGCGACQQVIRPADPTTGPVSTCPGGPTCGIDKALIAGITVTDECPTGNCDPGGNGNAKGLYTAEGGNYCFLAGGQQHFCPEAFIHRPKGLMLAIRYLNGVFGVIEYPVTARLASDSTPVFLTAVEGNRTQLTLKYKQNGVEHTLTGDDVSKVILSLGSMPMGHGDATQFISYDMRFVTDQKAKTEKDGVHRYRLNYREIRPGTAWLRHCAGDDETVVSFLPGQRVSGSTGYVKDDATVTTMGCEQGSIVTCLAWGYTPWDPATGLRDETRDYVFQSCLQAKRAAYFVGKGDWRSYTKRNTKIFRRDQYGFGKPQDSIDRVEALWSPLGAVCFNKENRRRPKADAWLGQNPDNLKTYGVGPCTPEDFTLQGKVFTGPVEDPSTLP from the coding sequence ATGATGGATACGACGAAGACACATGGAGTGGACACCCGCGAGGGAAGCGGGCGGATGTCGGCATGGCTCATCTGCATGGCCCTGGTGACCGTGGCCAGCGGATGCGGTGCGTGCCAGCAGGTGATCCGGCCGGCGGACCCCACCACGGGCCCGGTCTCGACCTGCCCCGGCGGACCCACCTGCGGCATCGACAAGGCCCTGATCGCGGGAATCACCGTCACCGACGAGTGCCCCACGGGGAACTGTGACCCGGGCGGCAATGGCAACGCCAAGGGCCTCTACACCGCCGAGGGCGGCAACTACTGCTTCCTGGCCGGCGGCCAGCAGCATTTCTGCCCGGAAGCCTTCATCCACAGGCCCAAGGGGCTCATGCTCGCCATCCGCTACCTGAACGGTGTGTTTGGCGTCATCGAGTATCCCGTCACGGCCAGGCTCGCGTCCGACTCCACGCCTGTGTTCCTGACCGCGGTCGAGGGAAACCGGACCCAGCTCACCCTCAAGTACAAGCAGAACGGTGTGGAGCACACCCTGACGGGGGACGACGTGAGCAAGGTCATCCTCAGCCTCGGCTCCATGCCGATGGGACATGGAGATGCGACCCAGTTCATCTCCTACGACATGCGGTTCGTCACCGACCAGAAGGCCAAGACCGAGAAGGATGGGGTGCACCGCTACCGGCTCAACTACCGGGAGATCCGCCCGGGCACCGCCTGGCTCCGGCACTGCGCGGGGGATGACGAGACCGTCGTCTCCTTCCTCCCCGGGCAGCGGGTGAGTGGCTCGACCGGCTACGTCAAGGACGACGCCACCGTGACCACCATGGGCTGCGAGCAGGGCTCCATCGTCACCTGTCTGGCCTGGGGTTATACGCCCTGGGATCCCGCCACGGGCCTGCGGGACGAGACGCGCGACTACGTCTTCCAGTCCTGCCTGCAGGCGAAGCGTGCCGCCTATTTCGTCGGCAAGGGAGACTGGCGCAGCTACACGAAGCGGAACACGAAGATCTTCAGGCGGGACCAGTACGGCTTCGGCAAGCCCCAGGACTCGATCGATCGCGTCGAGGCCCTCTGGAGCCCGCTCGGCGCGGTGTGCTTCAACAAGGAGAACCGGCGCCGTCCGAAGGCCGATGCCTGGCTCGGGCAGAATCCCGACAACCTGAAGACCTATGGCGTGGGTCCGTGCACGCCCGAGGACTTCACCCTTCAGGGGAAGGTCTTCACCGGCCCCGTGGAGGATCCGTCAACGCTGCCCTGA
- a CDS encoding serine/threonine-protein kinase: MSNPGKEERTLEPTLAPEPTAPPALDGTLPGEDAARAAELPVPVAAPRPGEEFPVPHWDRYEFLAPLGSGGMGEVFKARDRRLGRVVALKFIRGADPDKVMRFLQEARAQARIDHPNVCKVYEVGDVAGKAYIAMQLIGGERLDKAAQGMSLPEKVQVMKEVAEAIHEAHRLGVIHRDLKPSNIMVERGEDGRCFPVVMDFGLAYDIGQGHGLTQTGALMGTPSYMAPEQARGDVRSIDRRSDVYSLGATLYELLTGTVPFTGDSLMGTLQKVLHEEPPAPRTHVPQLPGDLETIALKCLNKEPEQRYASARALAEDLARYIDGEPILGQRPSLVYRLRRRARKHRTLVAVSAVSLASILVLAAFGTRSWLEARTTRQRSEERARLAGQLGQQVKEIEWFLRAAYTLPLHDTSREQQLVRERMTRIASQPHELGSLGEGLVHYALGRGYLAMHELGLAHEELTRAQEKGVDSPELHYALGRVLGELYHQALEDARNSGGKEWVAQRQRVLEKQYLEPALQSLERSRDLDLESPRYLEGLIAFYRRDYDAAARLATQAAAETPWVYEARKLAGDVAYTRAMEHLEKGEYEPARTGLEQSGHLYEQAIESGRSDARNHEALAEVWLQQSVIDSRQGRSRKASLERALEAGDKGLQASPLRASGYTKKAQVLMQWYRLMNFEKGGLDPEPILTEWTTTAERAVKLDPRDVYAYDMLGYSHFMRALRLARDGAAPDASWDAAISWLGKALRLQPEYPWGHNDLAQVYRWKGNHEREHGADPRESYAQAEHHLNQAARSDPAYLLAHTNLIELYGTKAAYELSRGLSPQEDVDKALQAGQRALALDGNYYLALNQVALTELTLARYLVASGGDPRPRLERAFQYLERSSAINATYGRTPLYRAMGHLVEVEHAMRDGREPTASLEAGRRALAEAYSHDSGWVECRLVGSRLALAEAAWARQRGRPELPLLQQALAEARRAVEMYPYYETHQQLARVHWRLAEALPTSKAPGSISEGLAQVDLALRLNPNLAHAQALRGGLLLARARTMREAERPDTVRQARTALARALELNPLLRREYEEPLREAESGQR, from the coding sequence ATGTCGAATCCCGGTAAGGAAGAGCGGACGCTCGAACCAACGCTCGCGCCAGAACCCACCGCCCCGCCCGCGCTGGACGGCACGCTCCCGGGCGAGGACGCGGCACGGGCCGCGGAGCTCCCGGTGCCTGTCGCCGCCCCACGGCCGGGCGAGGAGTTCCCGGTCCCCCACTGGGACCGCTACGAGTTCCTCGCGCCGCTGGGCAGCGGAGGCATGGGGGAGGTCTTCAAGGCGCGGGACCGGCGCCTGGGCCGTGTCGTCGCGCTCAAGTTCATCCGCGGGGCGGACCCCGACAAGGTGATGCGCTTCCTCCAGGAGGCCCGCGCGCAGGCGCGCATCGACCATCCCAACGTGTGCAAGGTGTATGAGGTTGGCGACGTGGCCGGGAAGGCCTATATCGCCATGCAGCTCATCGGGGGCGAGCGGCTCGACAAGGCCGCCCAGGGCATGTCCCTGCCCGAGAAGGTGCAGGTGATGAAGGAGGTCGCCGAGGCCATCCACGAGGCGCACCGGCTCGGCGTCATCCACCGGGACCTCAAGCCCTCCAACATCATGGTCGAGCGCGGCGAGGACGGGCGCTGCTTCCCGGTGGTGATGGACTTCGGCCTGGCGTACGACATCGGCCAGGGGCACGGCCTCACGCAGACGGGCGCGCTCATGGGCACGCCCTCGTACATGGCGCCGGAGCAGGCCCGCGGCGACGTGCGCAGCATCGACCGCCGCTCGGATGTCTACAGCTTGGGCGCGACGCTCTACGAGCTGCTCACCGGCACCGTGCCCTTCACCGGCGACTCCCTCATGGGCACCCTGCAGAAGGTGCTCCACGAGGAGCCGCCCGCCCCGCGCACGCACGTGCCCCAGCTCCCGGGCGACCTGGAGACCATCGCCCTCAAGTGTCTGAACAAGGAGCCCGAGCAGCGCTACGCCTCCGCCCGCGCCCTCGCCGAGGATCTCGCACGCTACATCGATGGCGAGCCCATCCTCGGGCAGCGTCCGAGCCTCGTGTACCGGCTGCGGCGGCGGGCACGGAAGCACCGGACCCTGGTGGCCGTCTCGGCGGTGTCCCTGGCGAGCATCCTCGTCCTCGCCGCCTTCGGTACGCGCTCGTGGCTGGAGGCCCGCACCACCCGGCAACGCTCGGAGGAGCGCGCACGGCTGGCCGGGCAGCTCGGGCAGCAGGTGAAGGAGATCGAATGGTTCCTGCGCGCGGCCTACACCCTGCCCCTGCACGACACCAGCCGCGAGCAGCAGCTCGTCCGCGAGCGCATGACGCGGATCGCCTCGCAGCCCCATGAGCTGGGGAGCCTCGGCGAGGGGCTCGTGCACTACGCGCTGGGGCGCGGCTACCTGGCCATGCACGAGCTGGGACTGGCCCACGAGGAGCTGACGCGTGCCCAGGAGAAGGGCGTCGACTCCCCCGAGCTGCACTACGCGCTCGGCCGCGTGCTCGGCGAGCTGTACCACCAGGCCCTGGAGGACGCGCGCAACAGCGGTGGCAAGGAGTGGGTGGCCCAGCGGCAACGCGTCCTGGAGAAGCAGTACCTGGAGCCAGCGCTCCAGTCGCTCGAGCGCAGCAGGGACCTGGACCTGGAGTCACCCCGCTACCTGGAGGGGCTCATCGCCTTCTACCGCCGGGACTACGACGCGGCGGCGCGGCTCGCGACCCAGGCCGCGGCGGAGACGCCCTGGGTGTACGAGGCCCGGAAGCTCGCAGGAGACGTGGCCTACACCCGCGCCATGGAGCACCTGGAGAAGGGCGAGTACGAACCGGCACGCACCGGGCTCGAGCAGTCAGGCCACCTGTATGAGCAGGCCATCGAGTCCGGCCGGAGCGATGCGCGCAACCACGAGGCGCTCGCGGAGGTGTGGCTGCAGCAGTCGGTGATCGACTCGCGGCAGGGACGCTCGCGCAAGGCCTCGCTGGAGCGCGCGCTGGAGGCCGGTGACAAGGGCCTCCAGGCCTCCCCGCTGCGCGCCTCGGGGTACACGAAGAAGGCCCAGGTGCTGATGCAGTGGTACCGGCTGATGAACTTCGAGAAGGGCGGCCTGGACCCCGAGCCCATCCTCACCGAGTGGACCACCACCGCCGAGCGCGCCGTGAAGCTGGACCCTCGGGACGTGTACGCCTACGACATGCTGGGCTACAGCCACTTCATGCGCGCGCTCCGGCTGGCGCGGGATGGCGCGGCGCCGGACGCCTCGTGGGACGCGGCCATCTCCTGGCTGGGCAAGGCGCTGCGGCTCCAGCCCGAGTACCCGTGGGGACACAACGACCTCGCACAAGTCTACCGCTGGAAGGGCAACCACGAGCGGGAGCACGGCGCGGATCCACGCGAGTCGTACGCCCAGGCCGAGCACCACTTGAACCAGGCGGCGCGCAGCGACCCGGCGTACCTCCTGGCGCACACGAACCTGATCGAGCTGTACGGCACGAAGGCGGCGTACGAGCTCTCGCGCGGGCTCAGCCCCCAGGAGGACGTGGACAAGGCGCTCCAGGCCGGCCAGCGGGCCCTCGCGCTCGACGGCAACTACTACCTGGCGCTGAACCAGGTGGCCCTCACGGAGCTGACGCTCGCGCGCTACCTCGTCGCCAGCGGCGGAGACCCGCGCCCGAGGCTGGAGCGGGCGTTCCAGTACCTGGAGCGCTCCTCGGCCATCAACGCCACCTATGGGCGCACCCCGCTCTACCGCGCCATGGGTCACCTCGTGGAGGTGGAGCACGCGATGCGGGACGGACGAGAGCCCACGGCTTCACTCGAGGCGGGGCGGCGGGCCCTCGCCGAGGCCTACAGCCATGACTCCGGTTGGGTCGAGTGCCGGCTGGTGGGCTCACGGCTGGCCCTCGCGGAGGCGGCGTGGGCCAGGCAGCGGGGAAGGCCGGAGCTGCCGCTGCTCCAACAGGCGCTCGCGGAGGCCCGGCGCGCCGTGGAGATGTATCCCTATTACGAGACCCACCAGCAACTGGCGCGCGTCCACTGGCGGCTGGCGGAAGCACTGCCCACGAGCAAGGCGCCCGGCTCCATCTCCGAGGGCCTGGCGCAGGTGGACCTGGCACTCCGGCTCAACCCGAACCTGGCGCACGCCCAGGCCCTGCGCGGAGGACTGCTCCTGGCCCGGGCGCGGACGATGCGCGAGGCGGAGCGCCCCGACACCGTCCGCCAGGCTCGGACCGCGCTCGCCCGGGCCCTCGAGCTCAACCCGTTGCTGCGGCGGGAGTACGAAGAGCCCCTCCGCGAGGCGGAGTCAGGGCAGCGTTGA
- a CDS encoding two-component system sensor histidine kinase NtrB yields MTQAWISLGACAGLLALAGLALVRVGRSVLALPLSVLCIALSTWNFADFALAHSGGPGWRFIATAAALMSAPSALHFILSFVGERRRLAVAMFSAYGVFGVLAATAVAGLGSTRVAEVVHSRGFVLTVLAFTAPLLLGGFSLLTQHLRHEVRATERTRAGLMLTGLALLVTLLGTDLVAVLGQEVPRLGNLGTLLGLPAIAVVALRLRLFGQELSNVHAMYALLLALMGVLAYLAVFQLFAGQYGALVVGTAAVTLTLLAITRRGVIAFVAQRERLEQMATLGRFSAQMAHDLKNPIAALKGAAQYLKVEHSQGQPWDDKGEFLDLLLEQVERLDRVVSTYQRLGRVEPLMQPLDLNQLAASVLSLQTFTGRPEVELKRELAADLPRCTGDWDLLANAVENLVRNAFEAMHRGGTLTLRTRLDGTGVALSVEDTGEGMNARTRERAFDDFYTTKATGSGLGLAFVRRVVEAHGGEVTLTSHEGRGTTVTLRLPVSGSPAGEPVPGEAEPWPG; encoded by the coding sequence ATGACGCAGGCGTGGATCAGCCTCGGGGCCTGCGCGGGGCTGCTGGCGCTGGCGGGACTGGCCCTGGTGCGCGTGGGGCGCAGCGTGCTGGCCCTGCCGCTGTCGGTGCTGTGCATCGCCCTGTCCACGTGGAACTTCGCGGACTTCGCCCTGGCGCACTCGGGAGGGCCGGGCTGGCGCTTCATCGCCACGGCGGCGGCGCTGATGAGCGCTCCGTCCGCGCTGCACTTCATCCTCTCCTTCGTGGGCGAGCGGCGCCGGCTGGCGGTGGCGATGTTCTCCGCGTACGGCGTCTTCGGGGTGCTGGCGGCGACGGCGGTGGCGGGCCTGGGCTCGACGCGCGTGGCCGAAGTGGTGCATTCGCGGGGCTTCGTCCTGACGGTGCTGGCCTTCACGGCGCCGCTGCTGCTCGGGGGCTTCAGCCTGCTCACCCAGCACCTGCGCCACGAGGTGCGCGCCACCGAGCGCACGCGGGCGGGCCTGATGCTCACGGGGCTGGCGCTGCTGGTGACGCTGCTGGGCACGGACCTGGTGGCCGTGCTGGGCCAGGAGGTGCCGCGCCTGGGCAACCTGGGCACGCTGCTGGGCCTGCCGGCCATCGCGGTGGTGGCGCTGCGCCTGCGCCTCTTCGGCCAGGAGCTGTCCAACGTCCACGCGATGTACGCGCTGCTGCTGGCACTGATGGGCGTGCTGGCGTACCTCGCCGTCTTCCAGCTCTTCGCCGGGCAGTACGGGGCGCTGGTGGTGGGAACGGCGGCCGTCACCCTGACGCTGCTGGCCATCACGCGCCGGGGCGTCATCGCCTTCGTGGCCCAGCGCGAGCGGCTGGAGCAGATGGCCACCCTGGGCCGCTTCTCCGCGCAGATGGCGCATGACCTGAAGAACCCCATCGCCGCGCTCAAGGGGGCCGCGCAGTACCTCAAGGTGGAGCACTCGCAGGGGCAGCCCTGGGACGACAAGGGCGAGTTCCTGGATCTGCTGCTGGAGCAGGTGGAACGGCTGGACCGGGTGGTGAGCACCTACCAACGCCTGGGCCGGGTGGAGCCGCTGATGCAGCCGCTGGACCTGAACCAGCTGGCGGCGAGCGTGCTGTCCCTGCAAACCTTCACCGGGCGCCCCGAGGTGGAGCTCAAGCGCGAGCTGGCGGCGGACCTGCCGCGCTGCACGGGGGACTGGGATCTGCTGGCCAACGCGGTGGAGAACCTGGTGCGCAACGCCTTCGAGGCCATGCACCGCGGGGGCACGCTGACGCTGCGGACGCGGCTCGATGGAACAGGCGTGGCGCTCAGCGTGGAGGACACCGGCGAGGGCATGAACGCGCGCACGCGGGAGCGGGCCTTCGACGACTTCTACACCACCAAGGCAACGGGGAGCGGGCTCGGGCTGGCCTTCGTGCGGCGGGTGGTGGAGGCGCACGGCGGCGAGGTGACGCTGACGAGCCACGAGGGACGCGGCACCACCGTGACGCTGCGCCTGCCGGTCTCCGGCTCGCCCGCTGGAGAGCCCGTGCCGGGAGAAGCGGAACCCTGGCCGGGTTGA